DNA sequence from the Brachybacterium avium genome:
AGCAGCGGGCCCGTCATGCGCTGGAGGCTCGTCCAGCGACGGTTCGCTCCGGGCCTGCGCCGGCGCTCATGCCTGTGCCCGCTCGCCCTGCGCCTCGTCGGCGATCTGGCGCAGCGCCTGACGGAACGCCTCCGTCGGCAGCGCGCCGGGCGCCGTGTACGTGTCGTTGAACAGGAAGAACGGCACGCCTCGCGCCCCCAGGGAGGTGGCATCGCGCACCTCGGCCTCGACCTTCTCGTCGTGTGTCTGCCCCGCGTGGGCGGACCGAGCGACCTGCTCGTCCAGGCCGGCCTCGATCGCACGGGCGACCACTGCCTCGACCTCGAAGGGGTTCGCGGTGCCGGTGAAGTAGCCACGCTGGAGCTCCATGAAGAAGGCGGTGGCGACGTCGATCCCGCGGGCTTCGCCGAGCGCCTGCATCACCCGATGCAGGGCACGAGTGTTCGCCACCGGGCGTTCGGTGACGTACTCGCGGCCCGTCTCCCGCACCGTTTCCTGGATCTTCGCCTCCATCTCCCGCACCTCAGCCTCGGGCATCCCCTGGGCCTCGACCATATGCGCGACGTTGTCCTTGTCGGAGTGGAGCGGGGAGGTGGGAGCGAGCTCGAAGGAGTGGGCGCGGAGGCGGACCTGGCCGCCGAGGCCCTCCGCCTCGATCGCGTCGTGCAGCCGGGACTCGCCGATGTAGCACCAGGGGCACACCACGTCCGTCCACACGTCGACGGTGATCAACGGCGTCGTCGAGTCGGCCTGGGGATCGGGGGTCTGGTTCATCGTGCTCCTCCGTGCTGGACCGCTACCGGCGGCACTGCTGTGGGTTCCTTGAAGACTGTACTGCGCCTGGATCTCGGTGGGACAGACCGTCTGGCCCACGGCGCAGTGGCTCCGGCACCGGATCGGATCAGGCCGGCACGGCCTCGTCTCCCAGCGGTCCGGCGGCCATGGCCCGGCGATGCGCGGACAGGGCGCCGGCCAGGCCGAGCGCGAGACCGAGCACGAGCCAGCCGAGCAGCCAGGTCAGGTCGCCGGAGGGGTCGATCCAACCGCCGCCGATCGCGCCGCGGAAGGCGTCCACGGCGTGGGTCATCGGCAGGTACGGATGGATCACCTGGAAGAACCGCGGCAGGGTCGAGACCGGGTAGGTGCCGCCGGCACCGGAGATCTGCAGGGCGATCAGCACCAGCGCGACGAACTTCCCCACCGGCCCGAACAGGGCTCCGAAGCCGTGGTTCAGGGCCACGAACACCATCGAGGTCAGGGCGGCGAGCCCCATCATCAGCGGCAGGTCGTCCATCGTCACGCCCACCAGCCAGTGCAGAGCGCCCACCGCGATGACCGTCTGGACCAGGCCCAGCAGCAGGGCGGGCGCCAGACCGCCGGCCAGCAGGCCGACGGGTCCCGCGCCGGCCGCGGCGGCCCGGGAGGAGAACGGCGGCATCATCAGGAAGATCGCCATGCCGCCCACCCACAGGCTGATGGCGAGGAACAGCGGGGCCAGGCCCTCCCCGAAGCGGCCCAGATCGTGGGCGCGCTCGAAGCTCATCTGCACCGGCTCCGCGGCGGTCTCCGAGAGCGCATCGCTCTCGTCATCGCTGTAGGCCGGCACATCGTCCTGCGACTCCGCGAGCCCGTCATGCAGCTCCTGGGAGCCGTCGGCGAGCTCGCCCGCCCCGTCATCGAGCGCGACCGCACCCTCGGCCAGCTGGTTCGCGCCGTCGTCGACCCGCCGCGCGCCGTCCTCCAGCTGCGTGGCGCCGTCCTCGAGCTGTCCGGCCCCGTCGGCGAGCCGGCGCGCACCGGCATCGGCCTCCGCGGTCCCCTCGGCCAGCTGCTGGGAGCCGTCGACGAGCTGACCGGTGCCGTTGGACAGTTCCTCGGCGCCGTCCCGGGCGGTGCCCACCCCGTCCGTATAGCGGGTGACGCCGTCGGAGAGGGTCTGCGCCCCCTCGCTCGCGGTGCCGCTCGCATCGGCGAGCTCGGAGGCGCCCGAGGACACCCGCTGGGCACCGGAGTTCAGGCGATGGATGTCCTGCGCGCCCTGCTCGAGGGTCGAGTAGGCCTCGGGGAGGGCCTCCGCCGCGGTGCGGGCCTGCTCGGCCAGGTCCGCGGCGAGATCTGAGGCGCTGGTGCCCGGCTCGGGGGAGGGAGCATCCGTGACGGCGTCGTCGCGCAGGGTGGTGAGGTCCTGCTCGAGGGTCGAGGCGCTCTCGGCGAGGTCACCGGTGCTCTCGGCGAGCGAGGAGGTCCGCTCGGCGAGGCCCGAGGTGGTCTCGGAGAGCCCCTCGAGGTAGGGGACCATCGACTCGGCGGACTCGGTCATGCCCGCGGCGGTATCGGCGATGTCGGTGGATTGCTCGGCCGCGGTGCCCGTGGCCTCCTGGGTCGCGTCCGCATCGGTGGAGGCCTGCTCGGCGTCGCCGCGCACCTGGGAGGAGGTGCTCGAGGTGGTCGCGAGCTCCTCGCAGAAGGAGGCTTCGGCGCCGGAGTCCTCGCAGCGCGCAGCGAGGTCATCGACCTGCTCGGTGTATCCG
Encoded proteins:
- a CDS encoding DsbA family oxidoreductase yields the protein MNQTPDPQADSTTPLITVDVWTDVVCPWCYIGESRLHDAIEAEGLGGQVRLRAHSFELAPTSPLHSDKDNVAHMVEAQGMPEAEVREMEAKIQETVRETGREYVTERPVANTRALHRVMQALGEARGIDVATAFFMELQRGYFTGTANPFEVEAVVARAIEAGLDEQVARSAHAGQTHDEKVEAEVRDATSLGARGVPFFLFNDTYTAPGALPTEAFRQALRQIADEAQGERAQA
- a CDS encoding YhgE/Pip domain-containing protein, with product MSSLRALLTALTTLLGTARDAAASAARAVAGALSRALGATGRGLSAVGRGSLALLPGEWKKPIAALFVTGLALVPLIYSGNMTWSFLDPSNNLDQVTAAVVNEDEGAIATSPDGEETTLDVGAEFTDTLLDLDKDSAYHFVEVSPGEAERGLADGTYGATVEIPSDFSGNVASLGGDVEEVAPALLTVTTNDSVNYVGGNFTKSVGTALTDSLRASVLEQYLDQIYVGFTTIHDGIGDAVDGAGELSDGATTLHDGTGDLVDGSAELTDGTGQLTKGSAELAEGASTLHSGSLDLVVGLDQLSSGAVTLRDGTARLDAGAQELSTGLVTLDENGRPLRSGADRLASGTSELATGAGTLADGAGQVAEGTQQLDETVTAAQQRADDLGVSSEGVQRVSEDLITAIDTLEGVAADLPGQLADPVAVAGTVSETTTTLDETVSGVDEAAQDLAQDTTDRTEDARRLRDGASTIGEDATELDEDVQTADQAATTASGSATTSEEGVRGYTEQVDDLAARCEDSGAEASFCEELATTSSTSSQVRGDAEQASTDADATQEATGTAAEQSTDIADTAAGMTESAESMVPYLEGLSETTSGLAERTSSLAESTGDLAESASTLEQDLTTLRDDAVTDAPSPEPGTSASDLAADLAEQARTAAEALPEAYSTLEQGAQDIHRLNSGAQRVSSGASELADASGTASEGAQTLSDGVTRYTDGVGTARDGAEELSNGTGQLVDGSQQLAEGTAEADAGARRLADGAGQLEDGATQLEDGARRVDDGANQLAEGAVALDDGAGELADGSQELHDGLAESQDDVPAYSDDESDALSETAAEPVQMSFERAHDLGRFGEGLAPLFLAISLWVGGMAIFLMMPPFSSRAAAAGAGPVGLLAGGLAPALLLGLVQTVIAVGALHWLVGVTMDDLPLMMGLAALTSMVFVALNHGFGALFGPVGKFVALVLIALQISGAGGTYPVSTLPRFFQVIHPYLPMTHAVDAFRGAIGGGWIDPSGDLTWLLGWLVLGLALGLAGALSAHRRAMAAGPLGDEAVPA